In Petrotoga sp. 9PW.55.5.1, the sequence TGGGTTGGAGACCTTTCTTTGTTAAAAGATATAGCTGACGATCCTATTCTTGCTGGAACAAAACTTATTGCAGAAGGATGGGACGCTGCAGGTGGGTATTATGTTGGCGATTTTCCTACAGGATGGGCAGAATGGAACGGAAAATTTCGAGATACTGTGAGAAAATTTATAAGAGGAGATAACGGAACAGTTACAGACTTAGCCACAAGAATTGCAGGAAGTCCCGACCTTTTTGAGAGAAGAGGAAGAAAACCATACCATAGTGTTAATTTTGTTACTTCCCACGATGGTTTTACGTTATGGGACTTAGTGTCTTATAATAACAAACATAACGAAGCAAATGGAGAGAACAATAAAGATGGAACGGATGCTAATTATAGTTTCAACCATGGTGTGGAAGGTGAAACAAATGATGTGAAGATTATAAAATTAAGAAAACAACAAATAAAAAATTTTATAACTATATTAATGGTTTCTCAAGGACTACCTATGATTTTGATGGGTGATGAATTCTGCAGAACTCAACTAGGTAATAACAATACTTACTGTCAAGATAACCAAATATCTTGGGTAGATTGGAGTAGAAAAAACAAATTTGAAGATATCTTTGAATTCACCAAAAAGATGATAAATTTTAGAAAAAAACATTGTGCACTAAGAAGAGACAGATTTTTCACAGGAAAAGACATAGGAGGAGATGGAATTGCTGATATTACCTGGCATGGAGTCGAACCTTTTAAACCAGATTTCAGTTATTATTCACGTAGTTTAGCTTTTATGATAAGTGGAGATGATTACATAACAAATTGTCAAGAGAAAGATCAAGACATTTACGTTGCTTTAAATGCCTTCGATCAAGATCTTATATTTGAAATCCCTAAGCTTCCTAATGGAAAAAAATGGCATAGAGTCGTTGATACTTCCAAAGAAAGTCCAAAAGATTTTCTTGAAGAGCCATTGAAAGTAGAAAGTCCAAAATACAAAGTCAAATCTAGAAGTTCAATTGTTTTAATATCTTAATAATTCTTAAAAGGAGGATTTTTAATGCTTACAGATATTGAAATCGCAAGGGGAGCAAAATTAAAGAGAATCGAACTCATAGCTAACGAATTAGACATTTCTGAAGAATACTATAGTTTATACGGAAAAAATATCGCAAAGGTATCTCATAATTATTTAAACGAACTAAAATTTAAAGAAGATGGGAAACTAATAATGGTTACAGCAATTACTCCTACGCCTGCAGGAGAAGGTAAAACCACCACAAGTATATCTTTATCAATGGCTTTAAATAAGATCCATAAGAATTCATTAGTAACTTTAAGAGAACCCTCGTTGGGACCGGTAATGGGAATAAAAGGTGGAGCAGCAGGTGGTGGTTATTCACAAGTTCTTCCAATGGAAGATATTAACCTCCATTTTACAGGAGACATACATGCCATAACATCCGCTCATAATCTAATTTCCGCTGTTATAGATGATTATATCAAGTACGATAAATTGAATATAGACCCTACAAGGGTTTCATGGCCTAGGGCGATGGATATGAATGATAGAGCCCTAAGAGAAATTATAGTAGCACTAGGAGGAAGAAAAAACGGTTATCCAAGACAAGATGGATTCATAATTACCGCTGCATCAGAAATTATGGCCATACTATGCTTGTCCCAGAATATGGAAGAGTTAAAAAACAAATTATCCAATATAGTAGTTGCAAGAAATAGAAAAGGTGAACCTATAACTGTGAAAGATTTAGAAATTGAAGGGGCATTAACAGTCTTATTAAAAGATGCTATAAATCCAAATTTAGTTCAAACTATAGAAAACACTCCTGCTTTTGTTCATGGTGGGCCATTTGCAAATATAGCTCACGGAACTAATTCAATACTTGCAACTAAACTCGCATTAAAACTTTCTGATTATGTTGTCACTGAATCTGGTTTTGGATCAGATCTTGGAGCTGAAAAATTCTATGACTTTGTTTCACCTACTTTCGGATTGAAACCATCAGCTACAGTTCTTGTTGCAACGATAAGAGCACTAAAGTACCATGGAGGACAAAAGAAAGATGAATTGAATACTCCAAATACGGAGAATTTGAAAAAAGGTTTAGCCAATTTACAAGTCCACGTAGAAAATTTGAAGAAGTTTAATCTTCCGGTAATTGTTTCGATAAACAAATTTTATTCAGACACAGAAGAAGAGATTTCCATAGTTGAAAATTTTTGCAAAGAATTAGGTGTCGAATCTAGTGTCAATGAGGGATTTGAAAAGGGTTCTCAAGGAGCTATTGATTTAGCTGAAAAAGTTGTTAGACTAACTGAAAAGGAATCAAACTTTACTCCCATATACAATTTTGCAGATCCTATAGAAGAAAAGATAGATAAATTAGCAAAAAATATATACCGCGCTGGAAAGGTAGAGTACACATCTTCTGCTTTATCTTCATTAAAATATCTTAAAAAGTATGGTTATGATAAACTTCCTGTAATTATAGCTAAAACACAGAATTCAATCTCAGATGATCCGAATAAATTAGGAGCTCCAAAAGATTATACATTTACAATAAGAGACTTTGAATTATCCGCTGGTGCTGGATTTGTTGTTGCATTGGCTGGAGATATACTCAGAATGCCTGGACTTTCAAAAGTTCCAAACGCTGTTAATATGGACATAGATGAAAAAGGTGACATCTCTGGATTATCTTAAAAAGTTAAAAAGTATAGGAGGTTTAAAATGTTTATCGATGTAAAAGACACAATAAAAAAAATTAAAGAAGAAATAGATATTATAAAAAATGAGTTGACTTTCGAACCCAAACTTGTTAGTTTAGTTGTTGAACCTGATAAGTCTACTTTATCTTATCTAAATTCCCAGAAACGAAGTGCGAAAAAATATGGAATAAACTTAGAAATTGTTGAAAGCAATAATCTAGTAGAAGATCTTCAAAGACATAACGAAGATGAAAATACTCATGCAATATTTGTTGCTCGACCTTTGAAAAAAGGTTTTACAGAATTAGATATTGCAAAAAACATCTCCCCATTTAAAGATGTAGAAGGAGTCAGTTTATACAATATAGGTTCAATGTTTTATGAAAAAGAACTTTTCATACCTTGTACAGCAGAAGCAGTAGTAAAAATTATAGAAGATTTTATAG encodes:
- a CDS encoding formate--tetrahydrofolate ligase, with product MLTDIEIARGAKLKRIELIANELDISEEYYSLYGKNIAKVSHNYLNELKFKEDGKLIMVTAITPTPAGEGKTTTSISLSMALNKIHKNSLVTLREPSLGPVMGIKGGAAGGGYSQVLPMEDINLHFTGDIHAITSAHNLISAVIDDYIKYDKLNIDPTRVSWPRAMDMNDRALREIIVALGGRKNGYPRQDGFIITAASEIMAILCLSQNMEELKNKLSNIVVARNRKGEPITVKDLEIEGALTVLLKDAINPNLVQTIENTPAFVHGGPFANIAHGTNSILATKLALKLSDYVVTESGFGSDLGAEKFYDFVSPTFGLKPSATVLVATIRALKYHGGQKKDELNTPNTENLKKGLANLQVHVENLKKFNLPVIVSINKFYSDTEEEISIVENFCKELGVESSVNEGFEKGSQGAIDLAEKVVRLTEKESNFTPIYNFADPIEEKIDKLAKNIYRAGKVEYTSSALSSLKYLKKYGYDKLPVIIAKTQNSISDDPNKLGAPKDYTFTIRDFELSAGAGFVVALAGDILRMPGLSKVPNAVNMDIDEKGDISGLS
- a CDS encoding bifunctional 5,10-methylenetetrahydrofolate dehydrogenase/5,10-methenyltetrahydrofolate cyclohydrolase; the protein is MFIDVKDTIKKIKEEIDIIKNELTFEPKLVSLVVEPDKSTLSYLNSQKRSAKKYGINLEIVESNNLVEDLQRHNEDENTHAIFVARPLKKGFTELDIAKNISPFKDVEGVSLYNIGSMFYEKELFIPCTAEAVVKIIEDFIDVKGKNVVIIGRSTTVGKPAAILLQKRGRDATVTVCHSKTENLKEVTKRADILVAAIGRANFVDKSFVKEGTTVIDVGINVVNGKVVGDVSQDVSEICNLTPVPGGVGSLTTAILMRNVFRAAKGEF